One window of the Desmospora profundinema genome contains the following:
- a CDS encoding Ger(x)C family spore germination protein, translated as MRKGICWLMITSILLLLPGCWDQDLLKDARLMTALAFDRAPGGKLMQTVVIRDMPQAEQGEPISEVHSAIGDTSRDSTRSLEKKIAGSYRVYKAQVVLMGKSLAKTDIYPYLDVLYRDPKDPIYAKLVVVGGKGADILRMKKAGNLLIGEFLFQHVKSKEELSIVPEESLESIRPIMLDPGRDFILPYIEKKGDEIIADRSAMFHGHRFTGTLDTEESTLYLLGMGKEGTVARFTEKVNPGKSSNPANYITIDVAKAKHQLKVKVRPDGEIDATIELDLDVAVPEYPPNNLDDEKEVERLNEALSKALTKKAENMIRKMQKARCDAFGVGRQLIAYHPEVWKKKKWSRDYPKVRFHSKVKVEITGSGIIS; from the coding sequence GTGAGAAAAGGGATCTGCTGGTTGATGATCACCTCGATTCTTCTATTGCTTCCGGGGTGCTGGGACCAGGATCTACTCAAAGACGCCCGCTTGATGACCGCTTTGGCCTTTGATCGTGCGCCCGGGGGAAAGCTGATGCAAACCGTTGTCATCCGGGATATGCCGCAAGCGGAACAGGGGGAACCCATTAGTGAAGTCCATTCTGCCATCGGAGATACTTCAAGGGACTCCACTCGATCTTTGGAAAAAAAAATCGCCGGCAGTTACCGCGTTTATAAAGCGCAAGTTGTTCTAATGGGAAAGTCTTTGGCCAAAACGGATATCTACCCTTATCTCGACGTTCTCTACCGGGATCCGAAAGATCCGATTTACGCCAAGTTGGTTGTGGTGGGCGGAAAAGGGGCCGACATCCTGCGGATGAAAAAGGCGGGGAACTTACTGATCGGAGAATTTCTGTTCCAACATGTGAAGAGCAAGGAGGAGTTGAGTATCGTCCCAGAGGAGAGCCTGGAATCGATCCGCCCGATCATGCTGGACCCGGGACGTGACTTTATCCTGCCCTACATCGAGAAAAAAGGCGATGAAATCATCGCCGACCGGTCGGCGATGTTCCATGGCCACCGTTTCACCGGTACCCTCGATACCGAAGAGAGCACCCTGTATTTACTCGGTATGGGAAAAGAGGGGACGGTTGCCCGGTTCACTGAAAAAGTGAATCCCGGCAAATCGTCCAATCCGGCCAACTATATCACCATCGACGTGGCAAAGGCAAAACACCAATTGAAGGTGAAGGTCCGGCCGGACGGGGAAATCGATGCCACGATCGAACTGGATCTGGACGTGGCCGTTCCCGAGTATCCTCCCAACAATCTGGACGATGAAAAAGAGGTGGAACGGCTGAACGAAGCCCTGTCCAAAGCCCTGACCAAAAAGGCGGAAAACATGATCCGGAAAATGCAGAAAGCCCGCTGCGACGCCTTTGGCGTCGGCAGACAGCTGATCGCCTACCATCCCGAGGTATGGAAGAAAAAGAAGTGGTCACGGGACTATCCCAAAGTCCGATTTCATTCAAAAGTGAAGGTGGAGATTACGGGGAGCGGGATTATCAGTTAG
- a CDS encoding GerAB/ArcD/ProY family transporter yields the protein MIREQSRITQGQLTFFILQTQIGTGILSLAHDVQSVAKGGGWISVLIAGIAAQLIILVMWALLRRFPSSTVFDFASRITGRFLGKAIALAYIAFFLVVGGTVLVRAVGIINKWMLTDTPRWALVALVAVTAVYLARENIRTIVRFYVLVSLLIPVFFFLISYGYPKVDYFNYFLPVQEAGWGNIVKGAREAVTAMYGFEMLLVVYPFVEGKDGGKWKAASSAVGLVTLFYAYVTISCLIFFAPEEIALTPEPVLFMLKTFQVPVVDRADLIFLAMWFPNVAASIISYIYASANGLGYLFHRGNHKKAVLYAALICSAIALIPQTPADVDTLSKMVDKVTYVFIGGLPLLLLLLAILWKKKGERTL from the coding sequence GTGATCCGGGAACAGAGTAGAATCACCCAGGGACAACTCACCTTTTTTATCCTACAGACGCAAATCGGAACCGGCATCCTCTCCCTGGCCCACGACGTCCAATCCGTGGCCAAGGGAGGAGGATGGATTTCCGTCTTGATCGCGGGAATCGCCGCGCAATTGATCATCCTGGTGATGTGGGCGCTGTTGCGCCGTTTTCCCTCCTCGACCGTGTTTGATTTTGCTTCCCGGATCACGGGCCGCTTTCTGGGGAAAGCGATCGCACTGGCTTATATTGCTTTTTTTTTAGTAGTCGGAGGAACCGTTTTGGTAAGGGCGGTCGGAATCATCAACAAATGGATGCTGACGGACACCCCCCGCTGGGCTCTGGTGGCTCTGGTGGCAGTGACGGCCGTTTACCTCGCCCGGGAAAACATAAGAACAATCGTCCGTTTTTATGTACTGGTCTCTCTGCTCATTCCCGTGTTTTTCTTTTTAATCTCTTACGGTTATCCAAAAGTCGACTACTTTAATTATTTTCTCCCCGTTCAGGAAGCGGGGTGGGGAAATATTGTGAAAGGTGCCAGGGAAGCGGTAACGGCGATGTACGGCTTTGAGATGCTGCTGGTGGTTTACCCCTTCGTGGAAGGGAAGGACGGGGGAAAGTGGAAGGCCGCCTCATCGGCGGTCGGCTTGGTCACCCTCTTTTACGCCTATGTGACGATTTCCTGCCTCATCTTTTTTGCACCGGAAGAAATCGCTCTGACCCCCGAACCCGTTCTGTTCATGTTAAAGACCTTTCAAGTCCCGGTAGTGGACCGTGCCGATCTGATCTTCCTGGCCATGTGGTTTCCCAATGTGGCCGCCTCCATCATCAGTTACATCTATGCCAGCGCCAACGGGTTAGGCTATCTCTTCCACCGCGGAAATCACAAAAAGGCGGTCCTCTACGCCGCTTTGATCTGCTCCGCCATCGCTCTTATCCCCCAAACTCCGGCAGATGTCGACACCTTGAGCAAGATGGTCGACAAGGTCACGTATGTCTTCATCGGGGGGTTGCCCTTGCTGCTATTGCTGCTGGCCATCCTCTGGAAAAAGAAAGGAGAACGAACGTTGTGA
- a CDS encoding spore germination protein, with the protein MLFHSEELKKRTIRFNDQEGVILYIESLTDTNLIRREVLQPLIRQQEGDLEETLLSVDIQKERNLANAVEAVVAGESVLILDGNREFFVLSTAVVHKRNLSEPENESVIRGPHNGFVEQLTVNLYSIRKRIESPHLTVRFIEVGRVTKTKIAIVYMRDLTNPDLVEEVERRIQSVSSDAVLSPGFIQEFTEDNPYSPFPQHLNTERPDRTVSNLMEGRVALLAEEDPTALIVPVTLYAFYQAPDDYNSRWLIGSFIRVLRFMSFMITTHLPALYIATISFHPEILPIELIFTIKDTLEQVPFPPLLEAMLMELIFELLREAGVRLPSRVGQTIGIVGGLVIGEAIVQAGLVSYTMIIVVALTAISSFLVPSHEMSSATRLLRFPLMFAAATFGYIGISFGLMIIFIHLCKLKSFGTPYLAPLAPLRLKDMKDAFLRAPIWKMNQRPHDSHPQRMKQEAYSRGWKHSDPGTE; encoded by the coding sequence ATGCTTTTTCACAGTGAGGAACTGAAAAAAAGAACGATCCGCTTCAACGACCAGGAAGGGGTCATCTTATACATCGAGTCCTTGACGGACACCAATTTGATCCGTCGGGAAGTGTTGCAGCCGCTGATTCGACAACAGGAAGGCGATTTGGAAGAGACCCTCCTCTCCGTGGATATCCAGAAGGAACGAAATTTGGCGAACGCCGTAGAAGCTGTCGTTGCAGGCGAATCGGTATTGATCCTGGATGGAAACCGGGAGTTTTTTGTCTTAAGCACCGCTGTTGTCCACAAGCGGAACCTAAGCGAACCGGAAAACGAAAGCGTCATCCGCGGACCCCATAACGGGTTTGTAGAACAATTGACCGTCAACCTGTACAGCATCCGAAAACGGATCGAGAGTCCTCATTTGACTGTCCGTTTTATCGAAGTGGGCAGAGTGACCAAAACGAAAATCGCCATCGTGTACATGCGGGATCTGACCAACCCGGACTTGGTCGAGGAAGTCGAGAGGAGAATTCAGTCCGTCTCTTCCGATGCAGTGCTGTCACCGGGTTTCATTCAGGAGTTTACCGAGGATAATCCCTACTCCCCCTTTCCCCAACACTTGAATACGGAACGGCCGGACCGAACGGTATCCAACCTGATGGAGGGAAGGGTGGCGCTTCTCGCGGAGGAAGACCCGACAGCTTTGATTGTGCCGGTCACCCTGTACGCGTTTTACCAAGCACCGGATGATTACAACAGCCGCTGGCTGATCGGCTCCTTTATACGGGTGCTCCGGTTCATGAGCTTTATGATCACGACTCACTTGCCGGCTCTGTATATTGCTACGATTTCGTTTCATCCTGAAATCTTGCCGATCGAATTGATTTTTACCATTAAAGACACATTGGAGCAGGTTCCCTTTCCGCCTTTGCTCGAAGCGATGCTGATGGAATTGATCTTTGAGCTGCTCCGGGAAGCCGGGGTCCGCCTTCCCAGCCGCGTTGGCCAGACCATCGGCATCGTCGGCGGTCTGGTCATCGGCGAAGCCATCGTGCAGGCGGGCCTGGTCTCCTATACGATGATCATCGTAGTCGCCCTGACGGCCATTTCTTCCTTTCTCGTACCCTCCCACGAGATGAGTTCGGCAACCCGCTTGCTGCGGTTCCCTTTGATGTTCGCCGCAGCCACCTTCGGTTACATCGGAATCAGTTTTGGTTTAATGATTATCTTCATTCATCTGTGCAAATTGAAATCCTTCGGCACGCCCTATCTCGCCCCCTTGGCTCCCCTTCGATTAAAGGACATGAAGGATGCCTTCCTGCGAGCACCGATTTGGAAAATGAACCAACGCCCCCACGATTCGCACCCGCAGCGAATGAAACAGGAAGCCTACTCAAGGGGATGGAAGCACAGTGATCCGGGAACAGAGTAG
- a CDS encoding acetyl-CoA C-acetyltransferase, translated as MSETVVLGGARTPFAKFGGALKDVPAVELGGTAIRGALENAGVPADQVEHVLMGMVLQGGVGQIPSRQASRRAGLSWEVGSETINKVCASGLRSATMADQIIRAGDGEVIVAGGMESMSQAPYILPSGRWGQRMGDGKMVDLMIHDGLWCAFDGVHMVVHGSNVAAEHRVSREEQDRWALRSHERAIAAIEAGKLAEEIVPVTVKTRKGETVVDTDEAPRKDTTYERLSGLKPVFLQDGSVTAGNAPGVNDGASALVLSSAAKAKELGVDPVARILGHAAVAMEAKHFPITPAYAIQKLLKQQGLELSEIDRFEVNEAFAAVALANGKILGWDEEKVNVNGGAVALGHPIGASGSRILLTLIQELRRRGGGLGIAAICSGAAQGDAVLVRVD; from the coding sequence ATGTCGGAAACCGTTGTATTGGGAGGGGCGCGAACCCCTTTTGCAAAGTTTGGAGGCGCGTTGAAGGATGTTCCGGCGGTGGAATTGGGTGGAACCGCCATCCGGGGTGCGTTGGAAAATGCCGGTGTGCCCGCGGACCAAGTGGAACACGTGCTTATGGGTATGGTGCTTCAGGGGGGAGTCGGTCAGATTCCGTCACGCCAAGCGTCCCGTCGGGCGGGTCTCTCCTGGGAAGTGGGATCGGAGACGATCAACAAAGTGTGCGCTTCCGGGCTGCGCAGTGCCACAATGGCTGATCAGATCATCCGGGCGGGAGACGGCGAGGTTATTGTGGCGGGAGGGATGGAGAGTATGTCCCAAGCTCCCTATATCCTACCGAGCGGTCGTTGGGGTCAGCGGATGGGAGACGGCAAGATGGTGGATTTGATGATCCATGACGGGTTATGGTGTGCCTTTGACGGTGTGCACATGGTCGTCCATGGAAGCAATGTTGCCGCTGAACACCGAGTTTCCAGAGAAGAGCAGGACCGTTGGGCCCTTCGCAGCCACGAGCGGGCGATCGCTGCCATCGAAGCCGGGAAACTGGCGGAAGAGATCGTACCCGTAACAGTGAAGACCCGCAAAGGAGAAACGGTGGTGGATACGGATGAAGCCCCGCGCAAGGACACCACTTATGAGAGATTGAGCGGACTGAAGCCGGTCTTTCTCCAGGATGGTTCCGTTACGGCGGGCAACGCTCCCGGTGTCAACGATGGCGCCAGCGCATTGGTATTGTCTTCCGCAGCCAAGGCGAAAGAGCTGGGTGTGGATCCCGTAGCCCGCATCCTGGGACATGCGGCGGTGGCGATGGAAGCGAAACACTTCCCCATCACCCCGGCCTATGCAATCCAAAAGCTGTTGAAACAGCAGGGTTTGGAGCTGTCTGAGATTGACCGGTTTGAAGTAAACGAGGCATTTGCCGCTGTCGCTTTGGCCAATGGGAAAATCCTCGGTTGGGATGAAGAGAAAGTGAATGTGAACGGGGGAGCCGTCGCCTTAGGCCATCCCATCGGTGCCAGTGGTTCCCGAATCCTGCTCACGCTGATTCAGGAGCTGCGCCGCCGCGGCGGCGGACTGGGCATCGCCGCCATCTGCAGCGGTGCAGCCCAAGGGGATGCCGTGTTGGTTCGGGTGGATTAA
- a CDS encoding 3-hydroxybutyryl-CoA dehydrogenase, with amino-acid sequence MGIQRVTVIGAGQMGSGIAQVAAQAGYRVQLHDLTEEQVEKGLAVISRNLSRQVEKGRFQQLEKEAILSRLDGATDLRKAAGEADIVVEAVVENMAVKADLFRQLDDVCPAHTILASNTSSLPITEIAAVTKRPEQVIGMHFMNPVPVMKLVEVIRGLATSDEVTQTVEALAKEMGKTPVEVNDFPGFVSNRILMPMINEAVYALYEGVAEKEAIDEVMKLGMNHPMGPLTLADFIGLDTCLSIMEILHEGFGDPKYRPCPLLRKYVKAGWLGRKTGRGFYVYE; translated from the coding sequence ATGGGCATCCAACGCGTGACAGTCATTGGCGCGGGCCAGATGGGGAGCGGCATTGCCCAAGTGGCGGCCCAAGCCGGATATCGCGTCCAGCTGCACGACCTGACGGAAGAGCAGGTGGAAAAAGGGCTGGCTGTCATCAGCCGCAATTTGTCGCGGCAGGTGGAGAAGGGACGTTTTCAACAGCTGGAAAAAGAGGCGATCCTCAGCCGGCTGGATGGGGCGACAGATTTAAGGAAGGCAGCGGGAGAAGCGGATATTGTCGTGGAGGCCGTCGTGGAGAATATGGCGGTGAAGGCGGATTTATTCCGCCAACTGGATGATGTCTGCCCCGCTCACACCATCCTGGCCAGCAACACCTCCTCCTTGCCGATTACAGAGATCGCCGCCGTCACCAAGCGGCCGGAACAGGTGATCGGCATGCACTTTATGAACCCGGTACCGGTCATGAAACTGGTGGAAGTGATCCGGGGACTGGCCACCTCGGATGAAGTCACCCAAACGGTGGAGGCGCTGGCGAAGGAAATGGGGAAAACCCCGGTTGAAGTTAACGATTTCCCCGGTTTTGTTTCCAATCGCATCCTGATGCCGATGATCAACGAGGCGGTCTATGCGTTGTACGAAGGAGTCGCCGAAAAAGAGGCCATCGATGAGGTGATGAAACTGGGGATGAATCACCCGATGGGCCCCCTCACCCTGGCGGATTTTATCGGTCTGGATACCTGCCTCTCCATTATGGAAATCCTGCACGAAGGTTTCGGGGATCCCAAATACCGCCCCTGTCCGCTTTTGCGTAAGTATGTAAAAGCGGGTTGGCTGGGGCGAAAAACAGGCCGAGGCTTCTACGTCTACGAATAA
- a CDS encoding acyl-CoA dehydrogenase: MNLHFNQEQEMMRKMVREFAQKEIRPFLEEMDEADRFPREVVQKMGELGLMGIPIPEQWGGVGSDFLSYILALEELSKVSPTVGVILAVHTSLGTLPVLRYGTEEQKHKYVTKLAGGKYLGAFALTEPHAGSDAANIRTRAVRDGDRYLLNGNKVFITNAGEADLYVTFAVTDPNKGSEGITAFIVEKDTPGLSVGKKEKKMGLGGSNTCELIFEQAEVPVENRLGEEGQGYEIALSNLAGGRIGIAAQALGIAGAALEASRDYAQNRVQFGKPLSQLQAIQFKLADMATAVEAARLLTYRAAWLRDRNRDCKREAAMAKLAASDTAMSVTTEAIQVFGGYGYTREYPVERLFRDAKVTQIYEGTNEIQRIVIANQLLKG, encoded by the coding sequence ATGAATTTGCATTTCAACCAAGAGCAAGAAATGATGCGCAAGATGGTACGGGAGTTCGCCCAAAAAGAAATCCGTCCTTTTCTGGAAGAGATGGATGAAGCGGACCGTTTTCCCCGTGAAGTGGTGCAAAAGATGGGAGAGTTGGGCCTGATGGGGATTCCCATTCCCGAACAGTGGGGCGGAGTCGGCTCTGATTTTCTCTCCTACATTCTGGCATTGGAGGAGCTGTCCAAGGTGAGTCCCACAGTGGGAGTCATCCTGGCGGTCCACACCTCTTTGGGCACCCTGCCCGTCTTGCGCTACGGCACCGAAGAGCAAAAGCATAAATATGTCACCAAACTGGCCGGCGGTAAGTATCTGGGTGCCTTTGCTCTGACAGAACCCCATGCGGGATCCGATGCCGCCAACATTCGCACCCGTGCGGTCAGAGACGGGGACCGGTATCTTTTGAACGGAAACAAAGTATTTATCACCAATGCAGGGGAAGCGGACCTTTATGTCACCTTCGCCGTCACGGATCCGAACAAGGGGTCTGAGGGAATCACCGCCTTTATCGTGGAGAAGGACACTCCCGGGCTCTCTGTCGGAAAAAAAGAGAAAAAGATGGGCCTGGGTGGTTCCAACACCTGTGAATTGATCTTTGAACAGGCGGAAGTCCCGGTGGAAAACCGGCTCGGAGAGGAGGGGCAAGGGTATGAAATCGCCTTGTCCAACCTGGCTGGCGGCCGGATAGGGATTGCAGCCCAGGCTTTGGGGATCGCGGGTGCAGCCCTGGAAGCATCCCGGGATTACGCCCAAAATCGGGTTCAGTTCGGCAAACCCCTGAGCCAACTGCAGGCGATCCAGTTTAAATTGGCCGACATGGCCACCGCTGTTGAAGCGGCGCGTCTGTTGACGTACCGGGCGGCATGGTTGCGTGATCGGAACCGCGACTGCAAACGGGAAGCCGCCATGGCCAAACTGGCTGCTTCCGATACGGCTATGAGTGTCACCACGGAAGCGATCCAGGTATTCGGCGGTTACGGATACACCCGCGAGTATCCGGTGGAGCGCCTCTTCCGCGATGCGAAAGTGACCCAGATTTATGAAGGCACCAATGAGATTCAACGGATTGTGATCGCCAACCAGCTGCTGAAAGGATGA
- a CDS encoding acyl-CoA dehydrogenase → MQFQLSEEHEMMRKMVREFALNEVAPTASQRDEDEVFDRSIFDQMGQLGMTGIPWPEEEGGVGSDFLSYVIAVEELSRVCASTGVTLSAHLSLASWPLHKFGNPEQKERFLKPLAQGTKLGAYGLTEPGSGSDAARMKTTAVRDGDHYVLNGNKIFITNGGEAEIYIVFAVTDPEQKHRGVTAFIVEKDTPGFSIGKKEKKLGIRSSPTTEIIFEDCRIPVENRLGEEGQGFKIAMMTLDGGRNGIAAQAVGIAQGALDAAVDYAKERKQFGQPIGKLQAIQFKLADMATQIEAARLLTYQAAWLESEGLPYGKASAMAKLYAGDIAMQVTTEAVQVFGGYGYTREYPVERMMRDAKITQIYEGTNEIQRIVIAGHLMKE, encoded by the coding sequence ATGCAATTTCAGTTGAGCGAAGAACATGAGATGATGCGGAAGATGGTGCGGGAGTTCGCCCTGAACGAAGTGGCCCCCACCGCTTCACAACGGGATGAGGATGAAGTTTTTGACCGCTCCATCTTTGATCAGATGGGACAGCTGGGGATGACCGGAATCCCCTGGCCGGAGGAAGAGGGAGGAGTCGGCTCCGATTTCTTAAGCTATGTGATCGCCGTCGAAGAATTGTCCCGGGTGTGTGCCTCCACGGGGGTTACGCTGTCGGCTCACCTTTCCCTGGCCAGCTGGCCTCTCCACAAGTTTGGAAACCCGGAGCAGAAAGAGCGTTTTCTCAAGCCGCTGGCCCAAGGGACTAAACTGGGTGCCTACGGTTTAACGGAACCGGGTTCCGGCTCCGACGCCGCCAGAATGAAGACGACGGCGGTGCGCGACGGGGACCACTACGTCCTCAACGGAAACAAGATCTTTATCACCAACGGGGGCGAAGCGGAGATCTACATCGTATTTGCCGTCACTGATCCCGAACAAAAACACCGGGGAGTCACTGCCTTCATCGTGGAAAAGGATACCCCCGGTTTCTCCATCGGCAAAAAGGAGAAGAAACTGGGGATCCGGTCTTCTCCCACCACAGAGATCATCTTCGAGGATTGCCGGATCCCGGTGGAAAACCGGTTGGGTGAGGAGGGGCAGGGGTTCAAGATTGCCATGATGACCCTGGACGGGGGCAGAAACGGCATCGCCGCCCAAGCGGTGGGGATCGCTCAGGGAGCCCTGGACGCCGCTGTGGACTACGCAAAAGAGCGGAAACAGTTTGGGCAGCCCATCGGCAAACTGCAAGCCATCCAGTTCAAACTGGCGGATATGGCCACCCAGATCGAGGCGGCCCGCCTGTTAACCTACCAGGCGGCTTGGTTAGAGAGCGAGGGGCTTCCCTATGGGAAAGCGTCCGCCATGGCGAAGCTGTATGCTGGTGACATCGCCATGCAGGTGACTACCGAGGCGGTCCAGGTGTTCGGCGGATATGGCTACACCCGTGAATATCCGGTGGAGCGGATGATGCGGGATGCCAAGATCACTCAGATCTATGAGGGGACCAACGAAATTCAGCGGATCGTCATCGCCGGTCACCTGATGAAAGAATGA
- the meaB gene encoding methylmalonyl Co-A mutase-associated GTPase MeaB, whose amino-acid sequence MSAVNRAAIEDWSARIRRGEKRAVARGISWIENRDPRREPLLESLHPHTGNAFLIGVTGAPGAGKSSLVDRLIDGIRREGKTVGVVAVDPTSPFTGGSLLGDRVRMTRHALDKGVFIRSMGSRGNLGGLSRGTREAVRVLDAAGLDVIFVETVGVGQSEIDIMHMVDTVALVLTPGSGDAVQVFKAGIMEAADLFVVNKADQPGTQRLVKDIGELLDLTGRSRSWRPPIVETTVKEGRSIDALWRELLRHRHHLTETGEGERRHRDHLRREVEAIMEEELRSRLQKRMRESRFTADLDRVHGREWTPHEMARNWLDRLSGRERGNGG is encoded by the coding sequence ATGAGCGCGGTAAATCGTGCCGCAATCGAGGATTGGTCCGCCCGTATCCGGCGCGGGGAAAAACGTGCCGTCGCCCGCGGGATCAGCTGGATCGAAAACCGGGATCCGCGTCGGGAACCCTTGCTGGAATCCTTGCATCCCCATACCGGAAACGCTTTTCTCATCGGGGTGACCGGTGCGCCGGGAGCGGGGAAGAGTTCGCTGGTGGACCGTTTGATCGACGGAATCCGGCGAGAAGGCAAGACTGTCGGCGTGGTGGCCGTTGATCCCACCAGCCCCTTTACCGGCGGATCGTTGCTGGGGGATCGGGTGCGGATGACCCGCCATGCGTTGGATAAAGGGGTATTTATCCGCAGCATGGGCAGCCGCGGTAATCTGGGTGGTTTGTCCCGCGGAACACGGGAGGCGGTACGTGTATTGGATGCCGCCGGTTTGGATGTCATCTTTGTGGAAACGGTCGGCGTGGGCCAATCGGAAATCGACATTATGCACATGGTGGATACGGTGGCCCTGGTGCTGACGCCCGGAAGCGGTGACGCCGTTCAGGTGTTCAAGGCGGGCATTATGGAAGCAGCTGACTTGTTTGTCGTCAACAAAGCAGATCAGCCTGGGACCCAGCGGCTGGTGAAGGATATCGGAGAGTTGCTGGACCTGACGGGGCGATCCCGCTCCTGGAGGCCGCCCATTGTGGAAACGACGGTGAAAGAGGGGCGGAGCATCGATGCACTGTGGCGGGAATTGCTGCGGCATCGTCACCACTTGACGGAGACAGGGGAGGGGGAACGCCGCCACCGGGATCACCTGCGCCGTGAAGTGGAGGCGATCATGGAAGAGGAGCTGCGAAGCCGTTTGCAAAAGCGCATGCGGGAATCCCGCTTTACAGCGGATCTGGACCGAGTCCATGGACGGGAGTGGACACCCCACGAAATGGCGCGGAACTGGCTGGATCGCCTGTCCGGCAGGGAAAGGGGGAATGGGGGATGA
- a CDS encoding TetR/AcrR family transcriptional regulator — translation MTRESNRIPSMVKNRKLVEERRAQIIRGAQELFMRKGFHKTTTREIARECGLSIGTMYEYIQTKEDVLYLVCDHIHSELEARLKEALSETETGRESLMKAMAQHFRVMGELSDWVLLIYQETKSLPKEARKAILEREKEITALFQEILERGIRDHTLHLDPTSVPLMAHNIMVMGQMWTFRRWALAEHYTLEEFTRRQTAWLLQECTP, via the coding sequence ATGACGCGGGAATCCAATCGGATCCCCTCCATGGTGAAAAACCGCAAACTGGTGGAAGAACGGCGGGCCCAAATCATCCGCGGGGCACAGGAGCTGTTTATGCGCAAGGGATTCCACAAGACCACCACTCGTGAGATCGCCCGGGAGTGCGGCCTCAGTATCGGGACGATGTACGAGTACATCCAGACCAAGGAAGATGTCTTGTACCTGGTTTGCGATCATATCCATTCCGAATTGGAAGCACGGCTGAAGGAAGCCTTGTCCGAGACGGAAACCGGGCGGGAGAGCCTCATGAAAGCGATGGCCCAGCACTTCAGGGTGATGGGGGAACTGTCCGACTGGGTTCTCCTTATTTACCAAGAGACGAAGTCCCTGCCCAAAGAAGCGCGCAAGGCGATCCTGGAGCGGGAAAAAGAGATTACGGCCTTGTTCCAGGAGATCCTGGAGCGGGGGATCCGGGATCATACCCTGCACCTGGATCCCACCTCCGTCCCCTTGATGGCCCACAACATCATGGTGATGGGTCAGATGTGGACCTTTCGCCGTTGGGCCCTGGCGGAGCACTACACCTTAGAAGAGTTCACCCGACGGCAAACCGCGTGGTTGCTGCAGGAATGTACCCCATGA